In Mercenaria mercenaria strain notata chromosome 13, MADL_Memer_1, whole genome shotgun sequence, a single window of DNA contains:
- the LOC123530385 gene encoding uncharacterized protein LOC123530385, translating into MRGMKCHNMVMKVAVIFFGLMSCTNAQEVTVQPIATKDDCICRVEDTVCSCTLVIEHKLTMILEKEKQLVYPDNGILRLRGKENNNAPLTPEQVSRVLTADGQTSRLVIAINGRFPGPRIEVWEGQTLNVTIINTLHTDSVTVHFHGLHQRNTPWMDGVAFVTQCPILPGQTFVHRFNAYPPGTAMYHAHIGDQRSMGLYGPVIVRPTKNPIIEDNEIIISLQDWNHLMDPETAYNRMITEQFDFQTYEKINTTYSVDGGQFSRYEFQSGLVNGKGRFWMNESINNGAPLERFKVRSGSLYRVRIIGAMTLYPMRVYIYGHRLTLRTSDAYNVDREAVQSIIVHPGERYDFYWQAPAASEVTSKELLLIAETIETPESLGFSKYHAAEAVLEFEDFTGPTPSPNPPNSRRETCTPSSKCPTFNCPYEYYPPDENRECITFNEVNNTDPNQDYKVVLGYRVDEEYFFNFAFPGPQGNTPGSVNGREFVPPTVSLLTQENELNTQCNDDCERDGICKCTYIQKLKSNKLVQFVLLNLGSGSGWSHPVHLHGHSFYVMKMGFGTYNQTTGNLTANSNDISCTDKFGYCSSASWTNGSWAGGNVPGLNRQPPQKDTIIVPTGGYVVIRFRSDNPGMWFLHCHIDLHNTNGMGMVIDEGETKPRPPQGFPTCRNFLYNGKKPVSDAKMNSRMSHLTLFALILVVKIFK; encoded by the exons ATGAGAGGAATGAAATGTCATAAC atggTGATGAAGGTCGCCGTGATCTTTTTCGGGTTGATGTCATGTACCAACGCACAGGAGGTAACTGTCCAGCCAATAGCTACAAAAGACGATTGTATCTGTAGAGTTGAGGACACGGTCTGCTCTTGCACGCTTGTAATCGAGCATAAACTGACCATGATACTGGAGAAAGAAAAACAATTGGTGTATCCTGACAACGGCATTTTGAGGCTACGAGGCAAAGAAAACAACAATGCTCCATTGACACCTGAGCAAGTGTCACGAGTTCTGACGGCCGATGGACAAACTTCGCGCCTAGTCATTGCAATAAATGGTAGATTTCCTGGGCCAAGAATAGAGGTCTGGGAAGGTCAAACGTTAAATGTTACAATTATAAACACACTCCACACAGATAGCGTGACCGTTCACTTTCATGGATTACATCAGAGAAATACGCCATGGATGGATGGCGTCGCATTTGTTACTCAGTGTCCTATACTGCCTGGACAAACATTCGTGCATAGATTCAATGCATATCCGCCCGGAACAGCTATGTACCATGCACATATAGGAGACCAGAGAAGCATGGGGCTTTACGGACCTGTCATTGTTCGCCCGACAAAAAATCCGATCATTGAAGACAATGAAATCATCATATCACTTCAGGACTGGAATCATCTTATGGACCCAGAAACAGCATACAATAGAATGATAACTGAACAGTTTGATTTTCAGACATACGAGAAGATAAATACAACCTATTCTGTAGACGGTGGTCAGTTCAGCCGCTATGAGTTTCAGTCAGGCCTTGTAAATGGAAAAGGACGATTCTGGATGAATGAAAGTATAAATAACGGCGCACCTCTTGAACGTTTTAAAGTTCGTTCCGGTTCACTTTACCGAGTTAGAATAATTGGTGCAATGACGCTCTACCCGATGAGGGTTTATATATATGGTCATCGGCTAACACTAAGAACATCGGACGCATACAATGTTGACAGGGAAGCTGTACAGTCAATAATAGTACACCCAGGAGAAAGATACGACTTCTACTGGCAAGCTCCAGCAGCGAGTGAAGTCACTTCTAAAGAGTTATTATTAATTGCTGAAACAATAGAAACACCAGAGAGTCTTGGATTCTCCAAGTACCATGCAGCCGAAGCGGTTCTAGAGTTCGAAGATTTCACAGGTCCAACTCCTTCTCCTAATCCCCCAAATAGCAGACGGGAAACGTGCACTCCTTCATCGAAATGCCCTACATTCAACTGTCCTTACGAATATTACCCACCTGATGAAAACAGAGAATGTATAACATTTAATGAAGTCAACAACACTGATCCAAATCAAGATTACAAAGTTGTTCTAGGTTATCGTGTAGATGAGGAGTACTTTTTCAACTTTGCCTTTCCAGGACCTCAAGGAAATACACCAGGTTCGGTAAATGGACGAGAGTTCGTCCCACCAACAGTCTCACTTCTCACACAAGAAAATGAGTTGAACACACAATGTAATGACGACTGTGAGAGAGATGGAATATGTAAATGCACGTATATTcagaaattgaaatccaataaaCTGGTTCAATTTGTTTTACTTAACTTAGGAAGTGGTTCGGGATGGTCACATCCCGTCCACTTGCATGGACATTCATTTTATGTCATGAAAATGGGTTTCGGCACGTACAACCAAACTACAGGAAATCTCACCGCTAATTCTAATGACATTAGCTGCACAGACAAATTTGGCTACTGCAGTTCTGCATCTTGGACGAATGGCAGCTGGGCAGGCGGCAATGTCCCGGGTTTAAATCGCCAACCACCACAGAAAGACACTATTATCGTTCCAACAG GAGGATACGTAGTGATCCGATTCCGGTCGGATAACCCCGGAATGTGGTTTTTGCATTGTCATATTGACCTGCACAACACGAATGGTATGGGAATGGTTATTGACGAAGGAGAAACAAAACCACGCCCTCCTCAAGGATTCCCCACTTGCAGAAACTTTTTATACAATG GCAAAAAACCTGTAAGTGATGCCAAGATGAACAGCAGAATGTCCCACCTGACGCTTTTTGCACTTATCTTGGTGGTCAAGATATTCAAATAA